The following are from one region of the Desulfomicrobium apsheronum genome:
- a CDS encoding glycosyltransferase family 4 protein, with protein MHILFLSHYFPPEVNAPASRTYENAKRWVRAGHKVTVLTCHPSHPGGVVYPGFTNSVHAWDEIDGIRVLRVGTYLSANKGFMKRISNYVSFMLSAVAQCWRVRDVDLVVSTSPQFFCGMGGYFVSRLKRCPWVLEIRDLWPESIIAVGAIRNRRVIRALEGVESFLYRKADHIISLTKAFKRHITARGVGEEKVSIVTNGADLERYAPGGRMNAVRRELGLGEDVFLASYIGTHGMAHGLGTVLRAAKRLENVPNIRFLLVGDGAEREKLLREKDEMGLTNVIMLGQQPKERMPDFLAATDACLVLLIKSELFKTVLPSKIFEAMAMGRPIVLGVEGESRELVEEGGCGLCIEPENDAELAEAVLKLARDPGLRRELGERGQDYVARNFDRETLAVRYLGILEGVVEKGAKLLRELARRSL; from the coding sequence ATGCACATCCTTTTCTTGTCCCATTATTTCCCCCCCGAGGTGAACGCACCCGCCTCCCGTACCTATGAGAACGCCAAGCGCTGGGTTCGCGCCGGGCATAAGGTCACGGTCCTGACCTGCCACCCGAGCCATCCAGGCGGGGTGGTCTATCCGGGGTTCACAAACTCGGTCCATGCCTGGGACGAGATCGACGGTATCCGCGTGCTGCGCGTCGGCACGTACCTGAGCGCCAACAAGGGTTTCATGAAGCGCATCTCCAACTACGTGTCCTTCATGCTCTCGGCCGTGGCCCAGTGCTGGAGGGTGCGGGACGTGGACCTGGTCGTGTCCACATCGCCCCAGTTCTTCTGCGGCATGGGTGGCTACTTCGTCTCCCGCCTGAAGCGATGCCCGTGGGTGCTGGAGATCCGCGACCTGTGGCCCGAATCCATCATCGCCGTGGGCGCAATAAGGAATCGCCGGGTCATCAGGGCCCTCGAAGGCGTCGAGAGCTTCCTGTACCGCAAGGCCGACCACATCATCTCCCTGACCAAGGCCTTCAAGCGCCACATCACGGCCCGGGGCGTTGGCGAGGAAAAGGTCAGCATCGTCACCAACGGCGCGGACCTGGAGCGCTACGCCCCCGGCGGGCGCATGAACGCGGTGCGCCGGGAGCTGGGACTGGGCGAGGACGTCTTTCTGGCTTCCTACATCGGCACCCACGGCATGGCCCACGGCCTGGGGACGGTCCTGCGCGCGGCCAAGCGCCTGGAGAACGTGCCGAACATCCGGTTCCTGCTGGTGGGCGACGGGGCGGAGCGCGAGAAGCTGCTGCGTGAAAAGGACGAGATGGGCCTGACCAACGTCATCATGCTCGGCCAGCAGCCCAAGGAACGCATGCCGGACTTCCTGGCCGCCACGGACGCCTGCCTGGTGCTGCTCATCAAATCGGAGCTGTTCAAGACGGTGCTGCCGTCCAAGATCTTCGAGGCCATGGCCATGGGGCGGCCCATCGTGCTGGGCGTGGAGGGCGAGAGTCGGGAACTGGTGGAGGAGGGCGGGTGCGGCCTGTGCATCGAGCCGGAGAACGACGCCGAGTTGGCCGAGGCTGTGCTCAAACTGGCGCGGGACCCCGGATTGCGCCGGGAGCTTGGCGAACGGGGGCAGGATTATGTTGCGCGCAATTTTGACCGTGAAACGCTGGCCGTGCGATATCTGGGGATTCTGGAAGGCGTGGTCGAGAAGGGGGCGAAGTTGCTGCGGGAGCTTGCAAGGCGCAGCCTGTGA
- a CDS encoding nucleotidyl transferase AbiEii/AbiGii toxin family protein, whose amino-acid sequence MVGSWAEFSEFCETLADRGFERNTTVTHRFRSPKGVIIDAVPFGGLADAKGFIVWPPDDDPMMCVTGFDDALRHCLQMEINGGLVVNIVSLPGLAILKLLAWNDRRYASNKDAQDLALLLRLYGEVTKDRLFDSEAALMERHGFDMETAGAELLGQDMAAMASADTALHLLRIMLENGEDTTPNEHLVRDISRHLPGREYQHAENMLKYILSGLVVYERK is encoded by the coding sequence ATGGTCGGATCGTGGGCAGAGTTTTCGGAATTCTGTGAGACTTTGGCGGACAGAGGATTCGAACGCAATACGACGGTGACGCACAGGTTTCGATCCCCAAAAGGCGTCATCATCGACGCCGTGCCCTTCGGTGGCCTGGCTGATGCCAAAGGCTTCATTGTCTGGCCGCCAGACGATGACCCGATGATGTGCGTGACCGGATTCGACGATGCGCTCCGGCATTGTTTACAGATGGAAATTAACGGCGGGCTGGTCGTGAACATTGTTTCCCTGCCGGGATTGGCCATACTGAAACTGCTGGCCTGGAACGACAGGCGATATGCCTCAAACAAAGACGCCCAGGATCTGGCTCTGCTCCTGCGCCTTTATGGCGAAGTGACAAAGGACCGGCTTTTCGATTCAGAGGCGGCACTGATGGAGCGCCACGGGTTCGACATGGAGACGGCCGGCGCCGAGTTGCTCGGCCAGGACATGGCCGCCATGGCATCGGCGGACACTGCGCTGCACCTGCTGCGCATCATGCTCGAAAACGGAGAAGACACAACGCCGAACGAGCATCTTGTTCGCGACATCTCAAGGCACCTTCCGGGCAGGGAGTACCAACATGCCGAGAACATGCTGAAATACATTCTTTCTGGGTTGGTGGTGTACGAGAGAAAATGA
- a CDS encoding type IV toxin-antitoxin system AbiEi family antitoxin → MHEKESRILSQAVEAASRLTGLEFSFEQAGIRDMESIDAVVTLRGQDEAVRWPAEVVRNLTAATLGPVTARVRNLNRSCLLIAPYVNRNLAEKLKGLGIPFMDASGNLFINTPPYYIYVVGQARALDANIGTGFVFNPMSLQVVFTLLCMPEHTSAAYRDIADLAGVSLGTVANTVAALERAGFIVDRGGRGRALARVEELLRRWVPEYAERLRPKLLLGRFSPAEPTWRGMAGPAHYLGGETAAAILTGHIKPAMQTFFLKGELKDFAMANRLKKDPQGPVECLKAFWRFDYHWEHDDLAPPLIIYADLLASGDSRNIETAEIIHERFLAPYFERTR, encoded by the coding sequence ATGCACGAGAAAGAAAGCCGCATCCTGAGCCAGGCTGTCGAGGCCGCTTCGCGGTTGACCGGGCTGGAATTCAGCTTTGAGCAGGCCGGGATTCGGGACATGGAGAGCATCGACGCGGTTGTGACCCTACGCGGTCAGGATGAGGCGGTGCGTTGGCCGGCAGAAGTCGTGCGCAACCTGACCGCCGCCACCCTCGGACCTGTGACGGCCAGAGTCAGGAATCTCAACCGCTCCTGCCTGCTGATTGCTCCGTATGTAAACCGGAACCTGGCCGAGAAGCTCAAGGGGCTTGGCATCCCCTTCATGGACGCGTCAGGCAACCTGTTCATCAACACGCCGCCCTACTACATCTACGTAGTGGGGCAAGCACGTGCCCTGGATGCCAACATCGGTACGGGTTTCGTATTCAACCCCATGAGCCTGCAGGTCGTCTTCACGCTCCTGTGCATGCCCGAACACACATCGGCCGCGTACCGGGATATCGCAGACCTCGCGGGCGTCTCCCTAGGCACAGTGGCGAATACCGTGGCCGCCCTGGAACGGGCCGGGTTCATTGTCGACAGGGGCGGTCGTGGCAGGGCCCTTGCCAGAGTGGAAGAACTGCTGCGGCGGTGGGTTCCGGAGTACGCCGAGCGTCTCCGCCCGAAGCTGCTCCTCGGGCGCTTCTCACCTGCTGAACCGACCTGGCGCGGCATGGCGGGCCCTGCCCACTATCTGGGCGGCGAGACGGCGGCGGCGATCCTCACGGGCCACATCAAACCCGCCATGCAGACGTTCTTCCTGAAAGGGGAACTGAAGGATTTCGCCATGGCCAACCGTCTCAAAAAGGATCCGCAGGGACCGGTGGAATGCCTGAAGGCCTTCTGGCGCTTTGATTATCACTGGGAGCACGACGATCTGGCTCCCCCGCTGATCATTTACGCCGACCTCCTGGCCAGCGGCGACTCAAGAAACATCGAAACTGCGGAGATCATCCATGAACGATTCCTGGCCCCATACTTCGAAAGAACTCGATGA